A region of the Sideroxydans lithotrophicus ES-1 genome:
ACGCTGGCCTGCAGGCCCGTAAAGACGGGCATCTTCAAGGGGTGTAATTTTCGAAACGGTACGTTTGTTACAGTAACTTATGGAATTGAATTTGACGCTTCCTTAACAAATGCAATTCTTTGCAGACTGCTGTTTGCACCGCTGTTCGAGCGGAATGCAGGATCGACGGGGGCGGAATTCATCGATCCATTCAAAACCTATGCTGTTTCCACCGCACGTACTTCAAGTTCAATCAATAAAAGGTGCCGGAGTCGATTTCATTTTCATTATCCCCAAAAACAATTCGACTCCGGTACCTTAGGTTTTCTGTCCCTTTTTACTTTGCTATGTCACTAAGACATGCAGTTCATACTTGGGCAACAATTCATCAATTACATAATCACGGTGGAATTTCGCTGCGGCTAAAAACGCATAACCATCTGTAGATTTAATGGTTTCAAACGAGTGTGATCGAAAAATTTCGATGTCTTCATTAAACTTCTTGGCATAAACCGGAATCGATTCCTTATTGGGATTGGGATAGATATTCCCTGCAGCAACTGCGTTCTGCCATGCTTCGATTCGTGCGTCCATGCTCCCTTCGACAGCGAGCACTTGTGCGACAGCATTTTGAATATCTGAAAAATTGCAGGCACTTATCGAATCACAACTATCTGGATGGGCTTTCGCAAATGTAAAAAACATTTCATGCAGCTTTTGGCAAGCTACCAAGAATGTTTGTTGATTTACTCTTTCTCCAGATGAAATGCCTGAAGTTGTATATTTAAAACTCCATGCAAGATATGGTCTGTCAGGATAGGTGGATACTGATCCATGCCCTAGAGCAACCGCAGTTGCCGCTTTGCCTGATAGATATTTATTACTAAACGCTTCAAACTTTCCCTTAATGTAATCAAGAATTGAGTGATTCTTTACATGAAGGGTAATTGAATCTGGATCAACGCGATTCAAGTCAGAGGAAATTCCAGAAAAGCCATAATGGGAAAAGGTATCTGCATAAACATGGGCGGCAACTCCCATTAGCTCAAGATTAAATCCAAGATCATTTTGGGCGAGATGATGCGCAACCATTTCTTGAGCTAGCTTCCCATCCATGCGACACATAAGCCGTTCCTCAAAGGTTTCCCCCTCATTCCCAGGAAAGAAATGGAATGGTACCCATACTTTACGTTGATCAATCTCTTCAAGATTCTCCACGTTAACCGGGTGATGAGCAGTTGCTAAGGCTTCGAGTAATACCCCATCGTTTAGCGCTAGCGCCACATAGTCTGAATCATCGACGTACTCTGCCGCAGTAGCTATAACCTGAGCAACAGCAGCACTGAGACCTGCTGCGCGAGCCATTACATAGGTGCCGTAGTAATGCATATCTGTTTGCATTTCTTATCCTTTGCTAATAGGAACGTGAACTAAATCGAATCGGGAATTTTTGCGTTACCCATCCGCTGGCTTCGCTTACCATTTACTGAGCTGGAGACTATCAGCAAAGTTTCTCTGAACATATATGCCAAAAGATATAGACCTTTGCTTAGTCCGCAAATATGACATTTTGATTTAATTATATTTATTCAAAGAAGATTAATCAGCCTGCAGGCCAGTAAATACGGGAATCTTCAAGTGGTGTGATTCTCGAAATGGTATGTTTGTTACAGCAACTTATGGAATTGCGTTTAACGCTTCTTTAACAAATGAAATTCTTTGCAGACAGCTATTTGCACCATTATTGTTTCGCACGAAACACCATTGTGGTTTCCATCCATTCGGGTTGAATGTGCATTGGGCCTGTATGAAGACCTGACGGCGCGAAGAATGCCACCTATCAGTAGGTGCTTATGCAGTCGGCAGATGGGTGAGGTTCACCTTGCCGTTGTCGATGATGTAGCGGACAAAGTCCTGATCCTGCGTTTGCATATGTTCCGCATACCAGGTGCTCAGGTAACTGATGGTGCTCATGGTCACTTGCCGGCTCAGGGTGGTCATTTGCAGCTGGTCCAGCTTGCCCAGGAAGTGCTTGTGCTGCTCGGCATGTTCCGCGAGTTTTGAATAGCCGTGCATGCGCATCAGGGACTCTTCAAGCGCGAAGTGGAAACGGGCATGTTCGCGCAGTTGTTCGAGCTTGAAGAAAACATCGGCCCAGCTTCCCCGGCTCTCGATCGCTGCGTCGATCTCGGTAAACAGGTTGATGATGCCCTTATGCTGATCGTCGATCTCGGCGACCCCGACTGAGTATTCGTCTTTCCATTGCATTTATTTATCTTTCCATTGCATTTATTTATCTTTCCACTGCATTGATGCACTCCTTGCTCACAAGGCTGCAATTATTGGGGGCTGGTTCGGAATATTCTTTCGGCCTACCCCGTCGCTCACTTTCCTGCCCCGTTTTCGTCCGCGCAATCTATCAGCAACGGCAACTCTTTGCCACAAGCAAGAATATATAGGCCTCTCAGTTTCAAGCTGGCTATACGCCAAGCATCCGGCGCGACAATAGTGCCTGCATGTCGCGCCGTCCGTCCACGATGATGTAGATGAATACCTGTTTGCCGGTCACCCGATAGATGAGGCGATAGGGTTTGAAATGTACCTGGCGATATTCGCGGATGCCAAGTGCGATGAGTTCTTTTGGGTGGGTGCCGCGCTCGGGGAAGGTGGACAATGTTTCGACGATTTCCAGGAGCTTATCCAGCACGTAGTCTGCATTTTTCTGACTGTCATGCTCGGCGATGTGGTCGTAGATACTCTCCAGATCGCGCTCGGCACCTTGTGTGAGCAAGACTTTGAAGTTCATGCTGCTGCGGTTTTCTTGGCTCTAAGGCGGCGTGCCACTTCGGCCACCGGGGTGACCTTGCCTTCCTCGATCTCCTGATTGCCAAGTGCCAGTATCTTGAGCAGTGCCAGCGTTTCCTGGGTGTTTTCGTAAGAGGCGATGTCTTGCATGACGGCCCTGGCTTCGCCATTCTGCGTGATCAGGTATGGCTCGCGTTTTTCGGTCAGCTCTTGCAACACTTCGGCGGCATTGGCCTTGAGGTAGCTGATGGGTTTGATGTTGGTTGAGCGCATGATTTGATCCCTTGAATTACTCGAACCGAATATAGTCTTTTAATGGTCTGGTGGCAACCCGGAAAATCAAAGGAACCTCCGGCAATACTTTTCCATCCAGTCCCGCAATCCTTCAGCTTCCCGTGGCCTGGCAGCAAAGCCTCTTCCAGGCCATATGCCAAAAGAGATAGACCTCTGCCCTCACTTGCCCTGGACTACCTGGACATGCGCGCTGCCAAGTTTCAGGTATAGACGTATCTTGCGCAGGATGGGCCACCAGTCGTAAAGGAATATCTGCAGCGGCCGCCACATGGCGACCCAGCCGACGATGGTGAGGCTTTC
Encoded here:
- a CDS encoding DUF6765 family protein, with the protein product MQTDMHYYGTYVMARAAGLSAAVAQVIATAAEYVDDSDYVALALNDGVLLEALATAHHPVNVENLEEIDQRKVWVPFHFFPGNEGETFEERLMCRMDGKLAQEMVAHHLAQNDLGFNLELMGVAAHVYADTFSHYGFSGISSDLNRVDPDSITLHVKNHSILDYIKGKFEAFSNKYLSGKAATAVALGHGSVSTYPDRPYLAWSFKYTTSGISSGERVNQQTFLVACQKLHEMFFTFAKAHPDSCDSISACNFSDIQNAVAQVLAVEGSMDARIEAWQNAVAAGNIYPNPNKESIPVYAKKFNEDIEIFRSHSFETIKSTDGYAFLAAAKFHRDYVIDELLPKYELHVLVT
- a CDS encoding bacteriohemerythrin → MQWKDEYSVGVAEIDDQHKGIINLFTEIDAAIESRGSWADVFFKLEQLREHARFHFALEESLMRMHGYSKLAEHAEQHKHFLGKLDQLQMTTLSRQVTMSTISYLSTWYAEHMQTQDQDFVRYIIDNGKVNLTHLPTA
- a CDS encoding type II toxin-antitoxin system RelE/ParE family toxin — translated: MNFKVLLTQGAERDLESIYDHIAEHDSQKNADYVLDKLLEIVETLSTFPERGTHPKELIALGIREYRQVHFKPYRLIYRVTGKQVFIYIIVDGRRDMQALLSRRMLGV
- a CDS encoding type II toxin-antitoxin system Phd/YefM family antitoxin, encoding MRSTNIKPISYLKANAAEVLQELTEKREPYLITQNGEARAVMQDIASYENTQETLALLKILALGNQEIEEGKVTPVAEVARRLRAKKTAAA